The stretch of DNA GCCGCAGCGCTCGGGCCGGGCATGCGCGCCGTGACCGTGCCGGTGTCGGCTCAGGCCGGGGTGGCAGGCTTCATCTTCCCGGGCGACCGCGTGGACGTGGTCGTCAGCCAGGAAATCCAGGCCCGCGACGACGGCGAACCGCTGCGCGCCGCCGAAACCATCGTGCGCAACCTGCGCGTCCTGGCGACCGACCAGAAGACCGAAAAGAGCACCGACGAGAACGGCAAGACCGTGGTCGAGGAGTTCAGCACGGTGACGCTCGAAGTGACGCCCAAGATCGCCGAGAAGATCTCGGTCGCCCAGACCTTCGGCCAGATCAGCCTCGTGCTGCGCTCGCTGTCGGACAGCGCGGGTGAGCTCGACCAGGCGATTGCCTCGGGCAACATCCAGATCCCGGCGGGTGCTACCCCCGAGGAAGAGGAGCGTCTGCTCAAGGCTGCCGCCAAGCAGCCGATGGACAAGGGCGTGTCCTACGTGACCGGCGCCGATGTCTCGCGCTTCCAACGGTCGACCCCCGGGGTCAAGCAGGACAACGGCACCGGCGTCGCTCAGGCCCGTGCCCAGTCCGATGGTCCGGCCCGTGCGTCGGGTGGCAGCGCCGCACCGGTCTATTCCGGCCCGAGCGTCCGCGTCACCCGCGGCAAGGAAACCACCGAAACGCCGGTCAGCACCAAGGCCAATGCCGGTGCCGTGCTCTCCGGCCAGTCGAGCGGCGTGCGCCGCGCCGGGCAGACCGTGCCCGCCGCCGGCATGACCGTGATCAACTGAGGGGCTGACCGACCATGTCTGTGACCAACACCCGAAGTGCGCCTGCAATCCAGGCGATCCGTGGCAAACCCGAGGGGGGCCAACCCATGACGTCCAAGTTCAAGATCAAGCTGCTGCTGGCCGCTCTGGCCGCCGTGCCGATGGCCGCCATGCCGGTCGCCACCGCCACCGCCCAGTCGGTCGCCAAGCCCTCGCAGGAAATCGTCCTGTCGATCGGCAAGGGCGAGCTGGTGACGGTGCCCGGCACGATGGCCGATGTCTTCGTCGCCAACGAAGAGGTCGCCGATGTCCAGGTGAAGTCGCAGCGTCAGCTCTATGTCTTCGGCAAGGCCGGCGGCGAGACCACGGTCTATGCCAGCAACGATCGCGGCGACGTGATCTTCTCGGCCAACATCCGGGTCGGCTCGAACATCGGCAGCATCGACCAGATGCTGGCGATGGCGATGCCCGAAGCCAAGGTGAACGTGTCGACGATGGGCACCAACACCGTGCTGCTGACCGGCACCGTGAGCGCCCCTGAAGACGCTGCCGAGGCCGAGCGTCTGGTTCAGGCCTTCCTCGGCGAGGACGCCAACGTCATCAGCCGCCTGAAGACCGCGACCCCGCTGCAGGTCAACCTGCACGTCAAGTTCGCCGAAGTCAGCCGCAGCCTCGTTCGCGAAATCGGCGGCAACCTGACGAGCTTCGACGGCACCGGCGGTTTCCGCTTCGGTGTAGGCACCGGTCGCCCGATCACCGGCGATCCGAGCGGCCCCTCCGGCCCGCTGTTCGTCGGCAACGGCGTTGGCGATGTCGCCTTCGTCCTGCCCGATGGCACGGAAATTCCGGGCTATTCGGTCAATGCCAACGGCGGCACCTCGATCTCGGGTCTGGGCAAGCTGTTCGGTGTCGACACGCTCGGCGCGCTCGATCTGTCGGAGCGGCTGGGTCTGGTGACCACCATCACCGAACCCAACCTGACCGCGCTCTCGGGCGAAACCGCGACCTTCCTTGCGGGCGGTGAATTCCCGATCCCGATCGCGCAGGGTCTCGGCCAGGTGACGGTGCAGTTCCGCCAGTTCGGCGTGAGCCTCGCCTACACCCCCACCGTGCTCTCGAACGGCCGCATCTCGATGCGCGTGCGTCCGGAAGTGTCTGAACTGTCGACACAGGGCGCGATCACGCTCAACGGCTTTCAGGTTCCCGCGATCACCACGCGGCGCACCGAAACCACCGTCGAGCTGGGCTCGGGCCAGAGCTTCATGATCGCCGGTCTGATGAGCGCCAACGCGCAGAACCAGCTGGAAAAGGCGCCGGGTCTGGGCGACGTGCCGATCCTCGGCAATCTGTTCCGCAGCCGTCAGTTCCGCAAGGGCGAGACCGAGCTGGTGATCATCGTCACCCCCTATCTGGTCAAGCCGGTGGACGCCAAGGACATCAAGCTGCCGACCGATGGCTATGCCTCGGCCAATGAAGCCCAGCAGCTGCTCGGCTATCAGCAGCACGACGGCGTCTCGGGTGCCCAGCGCCCCGGCCCGACCGCTGCGGGCGGCGAGGATGCCCCTGCCCCCAAGGTGAGCCAGGCCGATCCGGCCGCCATCAGCCCGACCCAGCCGGAACAGCCGCGCCGGGCCGAAAAGAAGCGCCGCAAGGAAGACCGCGCAGCCAAGGCCGATGCCGTCGCTGCGCCCGGCTTCAGCCTCTAACGTGAGAAAGGTGACTGTGATGCCGCATGCACGACAAACCCGGCAGGCCAGCGTGCCCGCCTCCACCTTCGGGCGGGCCTCCAAGATCGCGATCGCGCTGGCGCTGGGCCTCGGCCTTGCCGGTTGCGGCGGGATGCCGGAAAACCGCACGCTCTACAGCGTCAAGCAGCCGGTGGTCGAACGCACCAACATGGTGCTCGATGTGACCACCAGCAGCGCCGGCCTGCCGATCTCCGAACAGCAGCGCCTCAACGGCTGGTTCGAGACGATGGACCTGCGTTACGGCGATCGTATCGCGATCGAGAACCCGGGGCAGAACCCCGCGGTGACCGGCGCGATCCGCGATCTGGCGGCGCGTTACGGCCTGATGATCAGCGACACCGCTCCGGTGACGCCGGGCTATCTCCAGCCGGGTCAGGCGCGCGTGGTGATCACCCGCGCCAGCGCCTCGGTGCCGGGCTGCCCCGACTGGTCGGCCAAGTCCGACATGAACTACACCAACGGCACCAGCCCCAATTTCGGCTGTGCCACCAACAGCAACTTGGCGGCGATGATCGCCGATCCGATGGATCTGCTGGAAGGCAAGAAGGGTTCGAGCGAGACGGTCATCGCCACCTCGAACAAGGCGATCTCGACCTATCGCCAGGCAGAACCGACCGGCGCAGCCGGGTTGATGGAAGCTGGCGCGGCCGCCGGCGGCGGCGGAGGAGGTAACTAAGCCATGAATGCTCCCTGGAAATCGGGCTTGCCCGGCAATCGCGATCCCTTTGCGGCCTATATCTGCGATGACAACGCGCTGGACGTGATCCGGCCCGTGGTGATCGAGCTCGGCTGGCAGCCGGAAAAGTGCAACAAGGGCGGCCTGCGCAATGCGGTGCAGTCGCTCTCGGTCAGTGCCTCCCCGGCGATCCTGCTGGTCGACCTGTCGGAAAGCGGCGATCCGCTCAACGACATCAACGCGCTCGCCGAAGTGTGCGAGCCGGGCACGGTGGTGATCGCGGTCGGGCAGGTCAATGACGTGCGCCTCTACCGCGACCTGCTCGCCAGCGGCATCCACGACTACCTGCTCAAGCCGCTTTCGCCGCAGCAGGTGCACGATGCGCTCAATCAGGCGCTGGCCGTGTTCATGAGCCCCAAGGGCGGCGACGGTGACGGGGTCAAGCGCCACGTCTCCACCGCCATCGTCGGCACCCGCGGGGGTGTCGGCGCCTCGACGCTGGCGACTTCGCTCGCATGGCTGTTTGCCGAGGCGCACAAGGCGCCGACCGCGCTGCTCGATCTGGATGTCCACTTCGGCACCGGCGCGCTGGCGCTCGATCTCGAGCCCGGCCGCGGCCTGACCGACGCGATCGAGAACCCCAGCCGCATCGACCCGCTGTTCATCGAACGCGCGATGGTGCGCGCCGGTGACAACCTGTCGATCCTGTCGGCCGAAGCCCCGATCAGCCAGCCGCTGATGACCGATGGCGCAGCCTTCGTTCAGCTGGAGGACGAGTTCCGCCAGGCGTTCGAAATGACCGTGATCGATCTGCCGCGCAATATGCTGATCAACTTCCCGCAGCTGCTGGCAGACGTGAATCTCGTCCTGCTGACCTGCGAGCTGACGCTGGCTTCGGCGCGCGACACGATCCGGCTGCTCTCGTGGCTCAAGACCAACGCGGCGCACGCGCATCCGATGATCGTCGCCAACAAGGTGCAGCCGGCGGTTGCCGAGATCAGCAAAGCCGACTTCGAAGCCTCGATCGAACGCAAGGTCGATTTCGTCGTGCCGTACGACGTCAAGGCAGCCTCGAACGCGGCCAAGCTGGGTCAGGTCTTCGTCGACGCCAACCGCTCGAGCAAGGCCACGGCCGCGATCCGTCACATCGCCGAACGGGTGATGGGCGCGAGCGAGGACGAGCAGTTCGACGGCGGCAGCGGCGAGAAGAAATCGCTGCTCGGCAATTTCGACTTCAAGTCGATGCTGTCCAAGAAGCCCAAGGTCGATCTCACCAAGGCCGACTGAACCGATTGCCGAACGCGGGGGGCGGTCGCCGACACGCCGCTCCGTCCCCCGCGCGGCACCCTTTGTTGATGTAAT from Porphyrobacter sp. YT40 encodes:
- the cpaB gene encoding Flp pilus assembly protein CpaB, whose product is MDRKKLVLLLGALIIAIGTAFAARSIFAGGSAPAAEAAVPTGPRVLVAKRALTAGTIITADALGFQPWPKELVQDAYFIDGEADMNTLLGTVVRYPITAGEPVTQGSLVSPGDRGFLAAALGPGMRAVTVPVSAQAGVAGFIFPGDRVDVVVSQEIQARDDGEPLRAAETIVRNLRVLATDQKTEKSTDENGKTVVEEFSTVTLEVTPKIAEKISVAQTFGQISLVLRSLSDSAGELDQAIASGNIQIPAGATPEEEERLLKAAAKQPMDKGVSYVTGADVSRFQRSTPGVKQDNGTGVAQARAQSDGPARASGGSAAPVYSGPSVRVTRGKETTETPVSTKANAGAVLSGQSSGVRRAGQTVPAAGMTVIN
- a CDS encoding type II and III secretion system protein family protein, encoding MTSKFKIKLLLAALAAVPMAAMPVATATAQSVAKPSQEIVLSIGKGELVTVPGTMADVFVANEEVADVQVKSQRQLYVFGKAGGETTVYASNDRGDVIFSANIRVGSNIGSIDQMLAMAMPEAKVNVSTMGTNTVLLTGTVSAPEDAAEAERLVQAFLGEDANVISRLKTATPLQVNLHVKFAEVSRSLVREIGGNLTSFDGTGGFRFGVGTGRPITGDPSGPSGPLFVGNGVGDVAFVLPDGTEIPGYSVNANGGTSISGLGKLFGVDTLGALDLSERLGLVTTITEPNLTALSGETATFLAGGEFPIPIAQGLGQVTVQFRQFGVSLAYTPTVLSNGRISMRVRPEVSELSTQGAITLNGFQVPAITTRRTETTVELGSGQSFMIAGLMSANAQNQLEKAPGLGDVPILGNLFRSRQFRKGETELVIIVTPYLVKPVDAKDIKLPTDGYASANEAQQLLGYQQHDGVSGAQRPGPTAAGGEDAPAPKVSQADPAAISPTQPEQPRRAEKKRRKEDRAAKADAVAAPGFSL
- a CDS encoding CpaD family pilus assembly protein, with amino-acid sequence MPHARQTRQASVPASTFGRASKIAIALALGLGLAGCGGMPENRTLYSVKQPVVERTNMVLDVTTSSAGLPISEQQRLNGWFETMDLRYGDRIAIENPGQNPAVTGAIRDLAARYGLMISDTAPVTPGYLQPGQARVVITRASASVPGCPDWSAKSDMNYTNGTSPNFGCATNSNLAAMIADPMDLLEGKKGSSETVIATSNKAISTYRQAEPTGAAGLMEAGAAAGGGGGGN
- a CDS encoding pilus assembly protein CpaE is translated as MNAPWKSGLPGNRDPFAAYICDDNALDVIRPVVIELGWQPEKCNKGGLRNAVQSLSVSASPAILLVDLSESGDPLNDINALAEVCEPGTVVIAVGQVNDVRLYRDLLASGIHDYLLKPLSPQQVHDALNQALAVFMSPKGGDGDGVKRHVSTAIVGTRGGVGASTLATSLAWLFAEAHKAPTALLDLDVHFGTGALALDLEPGRGLTDAIENPSRIDPLFIERAMVRAGDNLSILSAEAPISQPLMTDGAAFVQLEDEFRQAFEMTVIDLPRNMLINFPQLLADVNLVLLTCELTLASARDTIRLLSWLKTNAAHAHPMIVANKVQPAVAEISKADFEASIERKVDFVVPYDVKAASNAAKLGQVFVDANRSSKATAAIRHIAERVMGASEDEQFDGGSGEKKSLLGNFDFKSMLSKKPKVDLTKAD